Genomic segment of Streptomyces zhihengii:
CAGGCCGAGGGACAGCCGGAGAGCGATCCGACGCCGGTGGCCGAGCTGATGGTGCGCATCACGGTCTCCTTCCTGCTCAATCCGGTGAGTACCTTCGAGCTGGACGACGACGACCGGGTTCGTGACTTCGCCCGGCGCTATCTGGTTCCGCTGCTCGGGCGCTGAAGCCGCACTCACCGGGCAGCGGCTCCAGCGGACGGCCGGCGGCCCAGTGCGGCCCGAGGTCGTCGAGGGACCAGCCGAGCGGGTAGGAGCGCGCCCGGGGGCGGACGGGCATCCGGTCGGGGCGCGCGGGCATCAGCGCGACGGCGCGGGACCTGGCCCGTACGGCGCGCTCGGCGGCGGTGCGGGCCCAGGCGGGCTGCTCGGGGAAGCCGAGGGCGCGCAGCAGCGGCTCGTCGAGCAGGGCGAGGGTCATCCGGACGGCCATCGGGCGCAGCGGGCGCGGGTACCAGTCGGCCATGACCCGCAGGGTGGCGTGCGCGACCCGGCGGTTCGCCGGCGCGTAGGCGAACATGGTGCGCTCGTAGGCGGTCAGCAGCTCCTCGAAGCCGGCGTAGGTGTCGGGTGATCCCTCGATGCCCATCATCTCGCCCGTCCGGCGGCCGACCAGGGCGATGGCCTGCACCTCCTCGGGGCAGAGCCGCCGCCAGCCGAACCGGTTGATCCAGCGGACGGGTCCCACCACGGTGGTGGCGAGGACGTAGAGGAAGTCCTCGTTGGGGATGCGGTACCTGCCGTGGATGCGGTTGAGGTGCCGGGCGGTGGCGCGGCCGCGTTCGGAGTCGAACCCGTCGCGGACGAGTTCGTAGCCGAACAGCAGGGTGTCGTCGTACCGCTTCTGCCCGGCCCGCTCGAACTCCTGTGTGCGGTCGAGGAGTTCGGAGATCCGGGGGACGCCGTAGTCGCGCAGGAAGGCGACCCCGAGTCCCTGCCGGTAGTCCCAGGGGAACTCGTACTGGGTGATGAGCCGGTGGATCCGCTCGTAGTCCTGGGCGGGGTCCATCCGGCGGATCTCCCGCAGGCGGCTGTAACGGGCCATGCGGCGGGCCTCCCGTTCCGGGGCCGGGCGTCCGCCCGGCGCCGCTGAGTCAGAGATACAAGCACTATGTACTTGTTTCACTGGATGGTCAACGCCGATCACAGGAACGGGAGTTGACGAGGGGGACGCGATGCCGGACCGCCCGCCGGGCGGGTCGGCGCGCAGCGCGCTTCACCCGTTCGGACGCATCCACATGGCCCCGGGTCCGCGGCGGGCCGATGCTCGGAACCGTCCCGGAGGGACACGCCCGCACCAGCACACGGCACGCTCGCGCGGGTGCACGGAGCCGAAGGAGCACTGCCATGGCTCAGTCAACCGCGCGGCACGACGGCGCACGGCGCAACCCCTGGGCGGCCGGAGGAACGGTCTTCGCCGGGGTGCTGCTGCTCGTCGACGGCGTGCTCAGCGTCTTCAAGGGCATCGCGGGGATCGCCGAGGACGAGGTGTACGCCCGCGTCGGCGACTACATCTTCAAGTTCGACGTCACCGCGTGGGGATGGATCCTGCTGATCCTCGGCGTCGTCCTGCTGATCACCGGGTGGGGCGTCCTCACCGCGGCGGGCTGGGCGCGGGCGGTCGGCGTCGCGTTCGCCTCGCTGAGCATCCTGCTCAACTTCCTCTGGCTGCCCTATCAGCCGCTGTGGGCGGTGATCTCCATCGCGATCGGGGTGTTCGTCATCTGGTCGCTGTGCACGGACCGGCCGTCCCGGGCGGCCTGACGGCACGACGGCGGCGGGGAGCCGCGGCGGAGTCCGGACGGACCCTCCGCCGCGGCTCCCCGCCGTCGCGGCACGCTCAGCGCCAGCGGTCCCGCTCGCGGTCACCGGTGTCGCACACCTCGAAGACGACCTCGCCCGTGTCGAAGTCGGCGCCGGCGGCCGGGCGGACCCGCTCCCCCGCCCAGACGAGGTGCGGCGGCGCCCCGATCACCCGGCAGCGGAGCATGAAGCCCTCGGGGAAGCGGACCAGCGACTCGTTGCGGGCGAGCTTGGTGTAGCGGTGGACGACCGTGGTCCGCACCACGATGCCGTCCCCGTCGCTCCGGGCGGATTCCAGGTCGCTCGACGCGCACACCGGACACAGGAGCCGCCGGAAGGAGGCGGTTCCGCACCAACGGCAGCGCTGATAGATGAGACCGGCCTCCGCGCGCACCGGCGCTGCGGTGGCACTTGCTGGCTGGGACACGTCGCGACCCCCTGCACTCGGCTCCGAGCGACGCGTCCTCGCTGCCGCTGCCCGCACGATATGGCACTGAGTGCCGTCACGTAAAGACACTCAGTGTCAGTAATTTCGGAGCCGGCGGATGCCGGGGTCAGCGGTGCCGGGCCGGGGTGCCGAGCACCGCCTCGACCTGCTGCACCACTCGCCACAGCGGGGCGTCCCGGCGGGCCACCATGACGACCACGTCCCCGTCGGCCGACACCTCGGCGGGCCCTCCGCCCGGACCGCCGCCGGACACGGCGGCGTTCGCACCCGGGGAGCCACCGGATCCGGCGGACCCGGCGAAGGCCTCGGCCCCGGGGGCGGCGGCCGGCGCCGCGGGCCGCGCCCACACGTCGAGGACCGTGCCGAGCGCGTGCTCGACCGCGGCCTCCGCGTCACCGCTGCCGCCCGAACGCAGCCACGCCCGCAGGGCGTTGTTGTGCGCGGCCACCACGGCGGCCGCCACCACCTCGGCACGCAGCGCCCCGTCCGGCCCGCCGCTCCAGCACTCACGGAGAAATCCGGCCATGGTGCGCTCGTACCGCCGCACGACGGACAGCTCGTAGGTGCGCAGACCCGGCACCTCCTGGGTCAGCCGGTAGCGCTGGACCGAGAACTCCGGCTTCGCCGCGTACATCCGGGTCACCAGACGGGCGGCGTCGCACACCGCGCGCACCGGGTCGGGCTCCGTCCCGCGGGCGAGGAGCGCGGTCATGTCCGCAAGGCAGCGCTCGTGGTCGGGGAAGACCGCATCCTCCTTGGAGGGGAAGTAGCGGAAGAACGAACGCCGCCCGACACCGGCTCTGGCCACGATCTCGTCCACGGTGGTCCGCTCGAAACCGCGCTCCAGGAACAGCTGGAACGCCGCCTCGGCGAGGGTCTCCCGCATGGGCGTCCTGGGAGGGTCGTCGGCCCCTTGAGCAGCCGCCGGCCCGCGCCGTTTGCGCACCTCAGTCATGCGGGGAACGTAGCATCGGAGACCGGATTTGGCACTTGGTTCCTTTACATGGGGTACTGAGTGCCATAGGTTCGGAACATCAACCACGCGCGTCATGCGACCGCCCGTCAGGAGGAGAGCCGGCGTGAGCCTGAGGATCGTTGTCTGTGTGAAGTACGTGCCCGACGCCACCGGCGACCGGCACTTCGCCGATGACCTGACCGTCGACCGGGACGACGTCGACGGCCTGCTGTCGGAGCTGGACGAGTACGCGGTGGAGCAGGCGCTGCAGATCGCGGAGAGTGCGGACGACGCCGAGGTGACGGTGTTGACGGTGGGTCCGGAGGACGCGAAGGACGCGCTGCGCAAGGCTCTGTCGATGGGTGCGGACAAGGCGGTGCACGTCGAGGACGACGATCTGCACGGTACGGATGTGATCGGTACGTCGCTGGTGCTGGCGAAGGCGGTCGAGAAGGCCGGTTTCGATCTGGTGATCTCGGGGATGGCGTCGACGGACGGCACGATGGGTGTGGTGCCGGCGCTGCTGGCGGAGCGTCTGGGTGTGCCGCAGGTGACGCTGCTGTCGGAGGTGTCGGTCGAGGGCGGCACGGTCCGGGGCCGTCGTGACGGTGACACGGCGTCGGAGCAGCTGGAGGCGTCGCTGCCGGCGGTGGTGTCGGTGACCGACCAGTCGGGCGAGGCGCGCTACCCGTCGTTCAAGGGCATCATGGCGGCGAAGAAGAAGCCGGTGGAGTCCTGGGACCTGGAGGACCTGGAGATCGAGGCGGACGAGGTCGGTCTCGCGGGTGCGTGGAGCGCGGTCGACTCGGCGACCGAGCGCCCGGCGCGCACGGCGGGCACGGTCGTCAAGGACGAGGGCGAGGGCGGCAAGCAGCTCGCGGAGTTCCTGGCGGGTCAGAAGTTCGTCTGACGCGGCCTGGCGGGTCAGAAGTTCGTCTGACGCGGCCCGGCGGGCCGAGGTTCGTCCTAGGCCCCCCGTCTCTCTCGTCCCCCCTTCTTTTCTTCGTTCACAGCAGGAGTGTTGTCCCATGGCTGAAGTTCTCGTCTTTGTCGATCACGTGGACGGTGCGGTCCGCAAGCCCACGCTGGAGTTGCTGACGCTGGCGCGTCGGATCGGTGAGCCGGTGGCGCTCGCGGTGGGTGCGGGTGCCGAGCAGACGGCGTCGGTGCTGGCCGGTCACGGTGCGGTGCGGGTGCTGACGGTGGACGCGCCGGAGTTCGCCGAGTATCTGGTGGTGCCGAAGGTGGAGGCGCTGCAGGCGGCGGTCGAGGCGGTGTCCCCGGTGGCGGTGCTGGTGCCGTCGTCGGCGGAGGGCAAGGAGATCGCGGCGCGTGTGGCGGTGCGGATCGGTTCCGGTCTGATCACCGACGCGGTGGACCTGGAGGCCGGTGAGCAGGGTCCGGTCGCCACGCAGTCGGCGTTCGCCGCCTCGTTCACGACGAAGTCGCGCGTCTCGAAGGGTGTGCCGGTCATCACGGTGAAGCCGAACTCGGCCGCCGTGGAGCCGGCGCAGGCCGCGGGTGCGGTCGAGGCGCTGTCGGTGTCGTTCTCGGAGCGGGCGACGGGGACGAAGGTCGTGGCGCGTACGCCGCGGGAGTCGACCGGGCGTCCGGAGCTGACCGAGGCCGCGATCGTGGTCTCCGGCGGCCGGGGTGTCAACGGCGCGGAGAACTTCGCGGTCATCGAGGCGCTCGCGGACTCCCTCGGTGCGGCGGTCGGCGCCTCGCGTGCCGCGGTCGACGCGGGCTGGTACCCGCACACCAACCAGGTCGGCCAGACCGGCAAGTCGGTCTCCCCGCAGCTGTACATCGCCTCCGGCATCTCCGGCGCGATCCAGCACCGGGCCGGCATGCAGACCTCCAAGACCATCGTCGCGATCAACAAGGACGCCGAGGCCCCGATCTTCGACCTCGTCGACTACGGCGTCGTCGGCGACCTCTTCGACGTCGTCCCCCAGCTCACCGAGGAGATCAACACCCGCAAGGGCTGATCCCCCGGCACGCACACACCCGACAGGGGCCGCACGGTGACACCACCGCGCGGCCCCTGCCGCGTGCCCGGGGCCGTCGCAAGGCGTTCACGAAGCCCTCGCAGATCCTGCTGACAAAGTTTCTACCGAGGGGTAGGCCAGCCGGGCGCTCTTACTATACGGTCCGTCTAACAAGGGGGTGGAGCCACCTCCCGGGGCGCCCGAAGCGATCACGACGCCTCCCCGGCGCCCCGGAATCCCCAGGGATGGAAGGAGCCGCACATGGCAAGCAGCACGGTCCGGCCGCACGCCCAGGAGGACCCGGCCCCCGACGACGGTGTCGCCCGGCGACTGCTGGAGTCGTCCGCAATGCTGGCCTACGACCCCGCCGTCGAGGTGGACTGGGACACCCCCCTCGACAAGGACTTCCACGGCGCCAGCCCCGAGTGGAGCACCCTCTACGGGACCGCCTACTGGAGCGAGTTGACCGACGCGCAGCGCAAGGAGCTGACGCGCCAGGAGGCCGCGTCGGTGGCGAGCACCGGCATCTGGTTCGAGATGATCCTCCAGCAGATGGTGCTGCGCGACATCTACGCGAAGGACCCGACCGGCGCCGAGTTCCAGTGGGCGCTGACGGAGATCGCCGAGGAGTGCCGGCACTCCATCATGTTCGCGCGCGGCGCGCAGAAGCTCGGCGCCCCGCCGTACCGGCCCTCCCGCCCGGTGCTCGAACTGGGCCGCGTCTTCAAGACGCTGGCGTTCGGCGAGGCGGCCTACGCGGCGATCCTGGTCGCCGAGGAGGTCCTGGACGTCATGCAGCGCGACTGGATGCGGGACGAGCGGGTCGTGCCCTTCGTCCGCACCATCAACAACATCCATGTCGTGGAGGAGTCCCGGCACATGAAGTTCGCCCGGGACGAGACGCGCAAGCGGCTGGCCCGGGCCGGCTGGGTGCGCCGCCAGATCAACGCGTTCGTCGTCGCGGTCGCCTCGTACTTCATCGTCACCAGCATGGTGAACCGGAAGGTGTACGCGAACGCCGGGCTGGACGAGACGCGCGCGCTCGCCGAGGCGGCGGCCAACCAGCACCACAAGTCGATGATGCGGTCGAGCTGTTCGGGCCTGATGGACTTCCTCGCCTCCGCACGCCTCCTCACCAAGCCTGCGCTCGCGTTCTACAAGCGTGCCAACCTGATCTGAACCGGGCCGCCACCATGACCTTCGCCATCACCCAGACCTGTTGCAGCGACGCGACCTGTGTCGCCGTCTGCCCGGTCAACTGCATCCACCCGACCCCGGAGGAACGCGCCTTCGGCAGCACGGAGATGCTCTACATCGACCCGAAGACCTGCATCGACTGCGGGGCGTGCGCCGACGCCTGCCCGGTCGACGCGATCTTCCCCGTGGACAGCCTCGCACCCGACCAGAAGGAGTACGCGGCCCTCAACGCCGCGTACTTCGAGGACGACGCCCGCTTCGAGGACGACGAACAGCCCGCACCGGCCGGCGACGGCCCCAACTTCCACACCTGGGGCGAGCCGCGGTTCGAGCGCTCGCTGCCGTCCGACTTCGCGCCGCTGCGCGTCGCCGTCGTCGGCACCGGGCCCGCGGGCATGTACGCGGCGGAGGACCTGCTGCTGCACACCGCCGCCGAGGTGACCCTGATCGACCGGCTGCCCGTGGCGGGCGGCCTGGTCCGCTACGGAGTGGCCCCCGACCACCCGGCGACCAGGAGGGTCGGCGAGACCTTCGCCCGCTTCCACGCGCACCCCCGGGTGCGGATGTACCTCGGCCTGGAGGCCGGGCGGGACGTGTCGGCCGAGGAGATCGCCGCGCACCACGACGCGGTCGTCTACGCCGTGGGGGCGTCGGCGGACCGGCGGCTCGGGCTCCCGGCCGAGGAACGGCCCGGAGTCGTCTCGGCGACCGCCTTCGTCGCCTGGTACAACGCCCACCCCGAGGTCGCGCCCGACGCGATGGACCTGTCCGCCTCGCGGGTGGTCGTCGTGGGCAACGGCAACGTCGCCCTCGACGTGGCGCGGATCCTGGTGAGCGACCCCGAGACGCTGGCCGGCACGGACATCGCCGACCACGCGCTCGCGGCACTGCGCGCGGGCTCGGTGCGCGAAGTGGTGGTGGTGGGCCGGCGGGGACCGGAGGACGCGGCGTACACCCGGTCCGAACTGCTGGCCCTGCGGCACCTGCCGGGCGCGGAACTGGTCGTCGACGACCACGACCCCCGGATCGGCGCGGCGATCGACGCGGCAGGCCCGCAGGACAAGGCCGGTGTGCTGCGGGACGTCGCCCGGGAGCGCGTGGACTGGTCGCGGCCGGCGGACGGGGAGCGGCGCATCGTGCTGCGCTTCCACTCCTCGGTGCTCGACGTGGCGGGCGACGACGGCGGTGTGCGGTCGGTCGAGGTCAGCGGCGCCGAGGGCGGGACGGGGATCCCGGCGGGGCTGCTGCTGCGGGCCGTCGGCTACCGCGGGCTGCCCGTGGCGGGTCTGCCGTTCGACGAGGACACGGCTACGGTCCCGCACCACGGCGGCCGGGTGGACGGCATGCCGGGGACGTACGTCGTCGGCTGGATCAAGCGCGGTCCGTCGGGCGGCATCGGGGCGAACCGCACGTGCGCGGCGGAGACCGTGGGCACCCTGCTCGCCGACGCGGTCGCGGGGGCGCTGCCGGCGCCCCGGGGCTCGGCCAAGGCGTTCCGGCGGCTCGCCCGCCGCCGCAACCGCGATCTGGTGGACGCCCGCGGCCTGGCCGGCATCGAGCGCGCCGAACGCACCCGCGGGGACCGCGAGGGACGCCCCCGGGTCAAGCTGGCGACCGTCGCCGAGCTGGTCTCCGCGTCGAAGGGCCCCTGGCGCCTGACGCGGTGACCCGCCGCCCCGGCGGCATACGGCACGAGGCCGCCCCGGCCCGGGGATCTCCCCCGGGCCGGGGCGGCCTCGCTGTGTCCCGGCGCTCCGGGGCTCGGGCCCTGCCGCATTCCGGCGCTGCGGAGTCCCGGTGCTCCGGCCTTCCGTCGCTGCGATGCTGTGTCCCGGCGTTCCGGTGCTCCGGCCTCCCGGCGCTGCGGTGCTGCGATGCTGCGCCCCTCCGGCGTTCCGGTGCTCCGGCATCCCCGCATCCCGGCATCCCGGCCTCCCGGCGCTCCGTCAGGTGCGCGTACGGCGCTCAGGAGGGCGTCACTCCTCCTCCGTGGCCTCGGACTCCTCCACGCTCTGGTCGCGGACGCGCTTGCCGACGATGGCCGCGGCGGCCACCGCGCTCGCGACGAAGGCGGTGGCAATGACCCAGGGCTGGTCGAAGCGGTGCGAGGTGGCGTGGTCCAGCGAGTAGCGGCCGGGGCCGACGAGGCCCACACCGGCGGCCGTGAAGCCGAGGTACGCCGGGTACTCGAAGCCGCCCGACTGGGCGAAGAATCCCGCGGGCGCGTGCACGGACACCGCGCCCGCCATGTTCC
This window contains:
- a CDS encoding DoxX family protein; the protein is MTTILRRDIGLLALRVGTGAVLAAHGTQKLFGWFGGGGLEGTTKGMEAMGFHPPKQSALAAGLAETGSGVLLMLGLATPVAGAAAAGNMAGAVSVHAPAGFFAQSGGFEYPAYLGFTAAGVGLVGPGRYSLDHATSHRFDQPWVIATAFVASAVAAAAIVGKRVRDQSVEESEATEEE
- a CDS encoding TetR family transcriptional regulator, producing MRETLAEAAFQLFLERGFERTTVDEIVARAGVGRRSFFRYFPSKEDAVFPDHERCLADMTALLARGTEPDPVRAVCDAARLVTRMYAAKPEFSVQRYRLTQEVPGLRTYELSVVRRYERTMAGFLRECWSGGPDGALRAEVVAAAVVAAHNNALRAWLRSGGSGDAEAAVEHALGTVLDVWARPAAPAAAPGAEAFAGSAGSGGSPGANAAVSGGGPGGGPAEVSADGDVVVMVARRDAPLWRVVQQVEAVLGTPARHR
- a CDS encoding AurF N-oxygenase family protein, with product MASSTVRPHAQEDPAPDDGVARRLLESSAMLAYDPAVEVDWDTPLDKDFHGASPEWSTLYGTAYWSELTDAQRKELTRQEAASVASTGIWFEMILQQMVLRDIYAKDPTGAEFQWALTEIAEECRHSIMFARGAQKLGAPPYRPSRPVLELGRVFKTLAFGEAAYAAILVAEEVLDVMQRDWMRDERVVPFVRTINNIHVVEESRHMKFARDETRKRLARAGWVRRQINAFVVAVASYFIVTSMVNRKVYANAGLDETRALAEAAANQHHKSMMRSSCSGLMDFLASARLLTKPALAFYKRANLI
- a CDS encoding DUF7144 family membrane protein, producing the protein MAQSTARHDGARRNPWAAGGTVFAGVLLLVDGVLSVFKGIAGIAEDEVYARVGDYIFKFDVTAWGWILLILGVVLLITGWGVLTAAGWARAVGVAFASLSILLNFLWLPYQPLWAVISIAIGVFVIWSLCTDRPSRAA
- a CDS encoding electron transfer flavoprotein subunit beta/FixA family protein, with product MSLRIVVCVKYVPDATGDRHFADDLTVDRDDVDGLLSELDEYAVEQALQIAESADDAEVTVLTVGPEDAKDALRKALSMGADKAVHVEDDDLHGTDVIGTSLVLAKAVEKAGFDLVISGMASTDGTMGVVPALLAERLGVPQVTLLSEVSVEGGTVRGRRDGDTASEQLEASLPAVVSVTDQSGEARYPSFKGIMAAKKKPVESWDLEDLEIEADEVGLAGAWSAVDSATERPARTAGTVVKDEGEGGKQLAEFLAGQKFV
- a CDS encoding Zn-ribbon domain-containing OB-fold protein; its protein translation is MSQPASATAAPVRAEAGLIYQRCRWCGTASFRRLLCPVCASSDLESARSDGDGIVVRTTVVHRYTKLARNESLVRFPEGFMLRCRVIGAPPHLVWAGERVRPAAGADFDTGEVVFEVCDTGDRERDRWR
- a CDS encoding FAD-dependent oxidoreductase codes for the protein MTFAITQTCCSDATCVAVCPVNCIHPTPEERAFGSTEMLYIDPKTCIDCGACADACPVDAIFPVDSLAPDQKEYAALNAAYFEDDARFEDDEQPAPAGDGPNFHTWGEPRFERSLPSDFAPLRVAVVGTGPAGMYAAEDLLLHTAAEVTLIDRLPVAGGLVRYGVAPDHPATRRVGETFARFHAHPRVRMYLGLEAGRDVSAEEIAAHHDAVVYAVGASADRRLGLPAEERPGVVSATAFVAWYNAHPEVAPDAMDLSASRVVVVGNGNVALDVARILVSDPETLAGTDIADHALAALRAGSVREVVVVGRRGPEDAAYTRSELLALRHLPGAELVVDDHDPRIGAAIDAAGPQDKAGVLRDVARERVDWSRPADGERRIVLRFHSSVLDVAGDDGGVRSVEVSGAEGGTGIPAGLLLRAVGYRGLPVAGLPFDEDTATVPHHGGRVDGMPGTYVVGWIKRGPSGGIGANRTCAAETVGTLLADAVAGALPAPRGSAKAFRRLARRRNRDLVDARGLAGIERAERTRGDREGRPRVKLATVAELVSASKGPWRLTR
- a CDS encoding electron transfer flavoprotein subunit alpha/FixB family protein; translated protein: MAEVLVFVDHVDGAVRKPTLELLTLARRIGEPVALAVGAGAEQTASVLAGHGAVRVLTVDAPEFAEYLVVPKVEALQAAVEAVSPVAVLVPSSAEGKEIAARVAVRIGSGLITDAVDLEAGEQGPVATQSAFAASFTTKSRVSKGVPVITVKPNSAAVEPAQAAGAVEALSVSFSERATGTKVVARTPRESTGRPELTEAAIVVSGGRGVNGAENFAVIEALADSLGAAVGASRAAVDAGWYPHTNQVGQTGKSVSPQLYIASGISGAIQHRAGMQTSKTIVAINKDAEAPIFDLVDYGVVGDLFDVVPQLTEEINTRKG
- a CDS encoding oxygenase MpaB family protein; its protein translation is MARYSRLREIRRMDPAQDYERIHRLITQYEFPWDYRQGLGVAFLRDYGVPRISELLDRTQEFERAGQKRYDDTLLFGYELVRDGFDSERGRATARHLNRIHGRYRIPNEDFLYVLATTVVGPVRWINRFGWRRLCPEEVQAIALVGRRTGEMMGIEGSPDTYAGFEELLTAYERTMFAYAPANRRVAHATLRVMADWYPRPLRPMAVRMTLALLDEPLLRALGFPEQPAWARTAAERAVRARSRAVALMPARPDRMPVRPRARSYPLGWSLDDLGPHWAAGRPLEPLPGECGFSARAAEPDSAGRSHEPGRRRPARRYSPD